A DNA window from Anaerocolumna sp. AGMB13020 contains the following coding sequences:
- a CDS encoding ArsR/SmtB family transcription factor codes for MEIKDYRLITEPNWDYELVNTIVDTLGNKEKETSNSPIAKEFAVILKNVYEYKEKVLEGVLPILEKYPDIRQLFEITAVEKDNRARPILVTLTSQKKLHAGMTKEEMDVIMLEGVQDWAKSVSGEYSEIRITNLSEFIEFLKDLETEDSVKMKMITIYSERYTLLPRAQQFIAESIKILQEYYPIVEKEFEEAIVSLQDKSYLESNFNDLGYIKFGKCNRIVVQPCILPYNQIAVDWRDEEEKEVAADVGIYVFQLSNTNKKVALSDSKILSALKALGDATRLKIIRMLSGKKMYIQEIADVLGLTPATVSHHINLLLQEGFVCVTVDVEKAKKIFYEINPAKFHEWGEAVKQLGVEALSTDRKGEGQ; via the coding sequence AACTGGTAAATACAATTGTAGATACTCTTGGAAATAAGGAAAAAGAAACAAGTAATTCTCCAATCGCTAAAGAGTTTGCAGTAATTTTAAAAAATGTTTATGAGTACAAGGAAAAGGTGTTGGAAGGGGTTCTGCCTATTCTGGAGAAATATCCTGATATTAGACAGCTCTTTGAAATCACTGCTGTTGAAAAGGATAACAGAGCGAGACCCATTCTAGTTACCCTCACCAGCCAGAAGAAACTCCATGCAGGTATGACAAAAGAAGAGATGGATGTCATCATGTTAGAGGGAGTCCAGGACTGGGCAAAATCAGTTAGTGGTGAATACAGCGAAATCAGGATAACAAATTTATCTGAGTTTATCGAGTTTTTAAAGGACCTGGAAACCGAAGACAGTGTTAAGATGAAAATGATAACAATATACTCTGAACGCTACACATTATTGCCAAGAGCCCAGCAGTTTATAGCAGAGAGCATTAAAATACTGCAGGAGTATTATCCAATTGTGGAAAAAGAGTTTGAAGAAGCAATCGTATCGCTACAGGATAAGTCCTATTTAGAAAGCAATTTTAATGATCTGGGATACATTAAATTTGGTAAATGTAACCGAATTGTTGTGCAGCCCTGCATACTGCCCTATAACCAGATTGCTGTGGACTGGAGAGATGAGGAGGAAAAAGAAGTTGCTGCAGATGTAGGTATTTATGTATTTCAGCTTAGCAACACAAATAAGAAGGTTGCTTTAAGTGATTCCAAGATTCTAAGTGCACTAAAAGCCTTAGGCGATGCCACCAGACTCAAAATAATCCGTATGCTTTCAGGAAAAAAGATGTATATTCAGGAAATTGCAGATGTATTAGGTCTCACACCGGCGACGGTATCCCATCATATTAACCTGCTACTGCAAGAGGGATTTGTATGCGTAACAGTAGACGTGGAAAAAGCAAAAAAAATCTTTTATGAAATCAACCCTGCAAAGTTCCACGAATGGGGAGAGGCCGTGAAGCAGCTTGGGGTGGAAGCCTTGAGCACTGACAGGAAAGGGGAAGGGCAGTAA